A region of Dermabacter vaginalis DNA encodes the following proteins:
- a CDS encoding DMT family transporter: protein MSTQTAVADEHQGEVATPRAPWWAIAIIMAGGVLAALQSRINADLAGQLENPYLAAFVSFGIGCLGLLVIVLALPAERRAAREYARDIATGRFDWRYAIGGLGGAFLVFTQSLTVGVLGVALFIVSVVAGQTLAGAALDRGGFGPGEPRRLSTSRLVGSALMVASVALALASGLTNAVPWLNLILPFFAGIGVGLQTGANGIVTAHTGSFLVSALGNFTLGSLALGIAAAVSLALTPLGGAFPTNPVLYLGGLIGLTYIAASAALVRYTGVLVLSGAAIAGQIIGSVMLDALDPSVHLSPLTATGAALTLLAAVITAGYIPLRSTTT, encoded by the coding sequence ATGAGTACGCAAACAGCAGTGGCAGATGAGCACCAGGGGGAAGTCGCCACACCTCGCGCGCCGTGGTGGGCCATCGCCATCATCATGGCAGGAGGCGTTCTCGCCGCACTCCAGTCGCGGATTAACGCCGATCTTGCGGGCCAGCTCGAGAACCCTTATCTCGCGGCCTTCGTGAGCTTCGGTATCGGCTGCCTTGGACTTCTCGTGATCGTGCTTGCTCTGCCCGCTGAGCGGCGTGCGGCGCGAGAATACGCGCGCGACATCGCGACGGGTCGCTTCGACTGGCGGTACGCAATCGGCGGTCTAGGCGGCGCCTTCCTTGTTTTCACCCAGTCCCTCACGGTCGGCGTGCTCGGGGTTGCCCTGTTCATCGTGAGCGTTGTCGCGGGGCAAACTCTCGCAGGCGCCGCTCTTGACCGCGGAGGTTTCGGCCCCGGTGAGCCTCGTCGCTTGAGCACCTCACGCCTTGTCGGCTCAGCCCTCATGGTCGCCAGTGTCGCCTTGGCGCTTGCCTCCGGGCTCACGAATGCCGTCCCGTGGCTCAACCTGATCCTGCCGTTTTTCGCGGGCATAGGCGTCGGCCTCCAAACGGGAGCCAACGGCATCGTCACGGCGCACACGGGAAGTTTTCTCGTTTCGGCTCTCGGAAACTTTACGCTCGGCTCACTCGCGCTCGGCATAGCCGCGGCGGTCAGCCTCGCGCTCACCCCGCTAGGTGGGGCGTTTCCCACCAACCCGGTTCTCTACCTCGGTGGCCTGATCGGCCTCACCTACATTGCCGCTTCCGCCGCCCTCGTGCGGTACACGGGCGTGCTCGTGCTGAGCGGCGCGGCGATAGCGGGCCAAATCATCGGGTCAGTCATGCTCGATGCGCTCGACCCGAGCGTGCACCTCTCCCCGCTCACGGCGACCGGGGCGGCGCTCACGCTGCTCGCGGCTGTCATCACCGCGGGCTACATTCCCCTGCGCTCAACCACGACCTAA
- a CDS encoding helicase-related protein, whose product MGRIFDNIDQQLGPHLQKTLRESDRMDVAVGYFNLRGWSVFNGIVEQMAQSKTLPVARILIGMVTGGPQEEALESLQSMVDGKVRLDADRAAAQARRTALLEQLRVQLMRGLPTSTDRVTLQSLRSLLAQGAIQVKVFTRRPLHGKAYIFHRQSVNTSIGGFVGSSNLTWPGLMSNLELNVDVFDHTSAHDLAKWFEDRWNDPFSREVSEDVLALLDESWATPNPRPPYDVFMKVCYELSRDVREGLGEYSIPPEISNKLLDYQTTAVRTLARRVVTRGGTMLGDVVGLGKTLTAIAVALMLRDEHGYMPLVVCPKNLVRMWEEHFEAYGLHGTVVPYSMAHKILPDLRRYLFVIVDESHRLRNNQRRDYTALSDYIRRNESKVLALTATPYNIEFSDVANQLALWIDEDDDLSIAPTNAIAADSKLVDQVDGKVTTLAAFRKSEDPDDWKRLMSENLIRRTRSFIRQNYSRKDDSGREYVEFPNGESFTFPTRKAIPLRHDFGEDDPATILADDDTLAVIENLSLPRYNLSSYLNHRARKDPLFKDWAEGVDRGRGHVAGFVKTMLYKRLSSGGHAFLLSLTRHLARNELFVYALENNLDVPAGTINDLDMLSDEDTLESGLDLTAADAATRYQVLKANAPRDITWVPASHFNAQFATDLRVDTQALRALLTKVGVWDPNRDSKLAALIELVSVQHPNEKVLVFTEYKDTADYLGAQLAQAGVGAVAAVTGATDDPTRMAERFSPRSNALPGADPVVAPEDETRILIATDVLSEGQNLQDAHIVVNYDLPWAIIRLIQRAGRVDRIGQISPEVLIYSIFHESIENVISLRQRIAQRLSRNAAVFGSDENFFGSEDETRMLNDLYNGSLDDAESAEDVDASSLAYEYWHALEQRDPAEAQRIAALPDLIDATRRKRISDSSEGLTCFVRTASGIDGFGFIDPGGTTKVLTGHETLALFEASPEEPGLDPREDHEHLVTTLVRKDLSTPAAVAGRLRGVRKTVWNRLGATLNFSTFDRDTQAALESLYQHPLTREAERRLRQAIRQGVDDNALAARVASLHRDKELVFESGTASDAIRIVSTMGITQ is encoded by the coding sequence ATGGGACGGATTTTCGACAACATCGATCAGCAGCTAGGACCCCACCTGCAAAAAACTTTGCGGGAGAGCGATCGGATGGATGTAGCTGTGGGCTACTTCAACCTGCGCGGTTGGTCTGTTTTCAACGGGATCGTGGAGCAAATGGCGCAGTCGAAGACTCTTCCAGTTGCGCGAATCTTGATCGGCATGGTGACGGGCGGACCGCAGGAGGAGGCGCTGGAGTCCCTTCAGTCAATGGTTGACGGGAAAGTTCGACTAGACGCGGATCGAGCGGCCGCTCAAGCGCGCAGAACAGCATTGCTCGAGCAGCTACGTGTACAGTTGATGCGGGGCCTTCCTACTTCGACTGATCGCGTAACCTTGCAGTCCCTTCGATCCTTGCTGGCGCAAGGTGCGATCCAGGTCAAGGTATTCACCCGCAGGCCTCTTCACGGCAAGGCCTATATCTTTCATCGGCAGTCCGTAAACACGTCCATTGGCGGTTTCGTTGGCTCATCGAACTTGACGTGGCCCGGGCTCATGTCGAATCTCGAGCTGAACGTGGACGTTTTCGACCATACGAGCGCCCATGATTTAGCTAAGTGGTTCGAGGATCGATGGAATGATCCGTTCTCCCGTGAGGTGAGCGAGGATGTTCTTGCGTTGCTCGATGAATCATGGGCAACTCCGAATCCCCGACCACCGTATGACGTTTTTATGAAGGTTTGCTACGAGCTTTCACGAGACGTGCGTGAAGGCTTGGGGGAGTATTCCATTCCTCCAGAGATTTCGAACAAGCTCCTGGATTATCAGACGACGGCTGTGCGAACGTTGGCTCGAAGAGTTGTCACGCGCGGCGGAACAATGCTCGGCGATGTTGTGGGCTTAGGTAAGACATTAACGGCAATCGCGGTTGCGCTGATGCTGCGTGATGAGCACGGGTATATGCCGCTTGTGGTGTGCCCGAAGAACCTCGTTCGGATGTGGGAAGAACACTTCGAAGCCTACGGCCTTCATGGCACGGTTGTTCCCTACTCGATGGCGCACAAGATACTCCCTGATCTACGCCGCTATCTGTTTGTCATCGTGGATGAGTCCCACAGACTGCGCAATAATCAACGCCGCGACTACACCGCTTTGTCTGACTACATTCGTCGCAATGAGTCGAAGGTTCTTGCTTTGACGGCAACGCCATACAACATCGAGTTCTCCGATGTAGCGAACCAGTTGGCACTGTGGATTGACGAGGATGACGATCTTTCGATTGCTCCCACGAACGCTATTGCCGCAGACAGCAAGCTTGTGGACCAAGTCGATGGGAAGGTCACCACACTTGCTGCATTCCGTAAGTCAGAAGATCCTGACGACTGGAAGCGCCTGATGAGCGAAAACCTCATTCGCCGTACCAGATCCTTCATCCGCCAAAACTACTCGCGGAAAGACGACAGCGGACGAGAATATGTGGAGTTCCCCAATGGGGAATCGTTCACGTTCCCTACGCGTAAGGCGATCCCGCTGCGGCACGACTTTGGCGAAGACGACCCGGCCACGATTTTGGCTGACGATGACACTCTCGCCGTAATCGAGAACCTAAGTCTGCCTCGCTACAACCTCAGCTCGTACCTCAACCACCGTGCTCGAAAAGACCCACTCTTCAAAGACTGGGCAGAAGGCGTTGACCGCGGCCGCGGACACGTTGCTGGCTTCGTAAAAACTATGCTCTATAAGCGGCTCTCTTCTGGCGGGCACGCATTCCTGCTGTCCCTCACCCGCCATCTCGCCCGCAACGAACTGTTTGTGTACGCGCTCGAGAACAATCTTGACGTGCCGGCTGGCACCATCAATGACCTTGACATGCTTAGCGACGAAGACACCCTCGAAAGCGGTCTCGACCTCACGGCAGCCGACGCAGCTACTCGATACCAGGTACTCAAAGCTAACGCTCCACGTGACATTACGTGGGTGCCCGCCTCTCATTTCAATGCCCAGTTCGCGACAGATCTTCGGGTAGACACGCAGGCCCTACGTGCACTACTGACAAAGGTAGGCGTATGGGATCCGAACAGGGACTCGAAACTTGCCGCCCTCATTGAATTAGTGAGCGTGCAACACCCGAATGAGAAAGTCTTGGTGTTCACGGAATACAAGGACACCGCCGACTATCTCGGAGCCCAGCTGGCCCAGGCAGGAGTAGGCGCTGTGGCAGCTGTGACCGGGGCGACCGATGACCCGACACGAATGGCAGAAAGATTCTCACCCCGATCCAACGCACTGCCCGGTGCCGATCCCGTCGTTGCGCCTGAGGACGAAACCCGCATCCTTATCGCCACCGACGTTCTCTCGGAGGGCCAGAACCTGCAAGACGCCCATATTGTTGTCAACTATGACCTGCCCTGGGCGATCATCCGACTCATTCAGCGCGCTGGCCGCGTTGACCGCATCGGGCAAATCTCGCCCGAAGTTCTGATCTACTCCATATTCCACGAGAGCATCGAAAACGTCATCTCCCTACGGCAACGAATAGCCCAACGACTCTCGCGTAACGCTGCCGTCTTCGGTTCAGACGAAAACTTTTTCGGCTCTGAAGACGAAACCCGGATGCTCAACGACCTCTACAACGGATCGCTCGATGATGCAGAGAGCGCGGAAGACGTGGATGCATCATCACTGGCATATGAGTACTGGCATGCTCTCGAGCAGCGCGACCCGGCAGAAGCGCAGCGAATCGCAGCGCTACCGGATCTCATTGATGCCACACGGCGCAAGCGAATCAGTGACAGTAGTGAAGGCCTGACGTGCTTCGTGCGCACCGCCAGCGGCATCGACGGGTTCGGATTTATTGACCCCGGCGGGACTACTAAAGTTCTCACTGGACACGAGACACTCGCCCTGTTCGAAGCCTCACCTGAAGAGCCAGGCCTCGACCCACGAGAAGATCACGAACACCTCGTTACAACCCTCGTGCGAAAAGACCTCTCCACCCCGGCCGCCGTCGCTGGGCGACTACGTGGAGTCCGTAAGACTGTATGGAACCGGCTCGGAGCAACACTGAACTTCTCCACCTTCGACCGCGACACCCAGGCGGCACTCGAGTCCCTTTATCAACACCCACTAACCCGCGAGGCAGAGCGCCGCCTACGCCAAGCAATCCGCCAAGGCGTCGACGACAACGCTCTCGCCGCCCGAGTCGCTTCACTACATCGCGACAAGGAACTTGTATTTGAATCCGGAACCGCCTCTGATGCCATCCGCATCGTCTCCACCATGGGAATCACGCAATGA
- a CDS encoding type II toxin-antitoxin system Phd/YefM family antitoxin, with translation MKTISVAELRQNPTRALDDAAAGQTYVVTKHHRPWAQLGPLEENGSLPLAPARDRGPVSYDDWPDRPAAPQSEIDELVDWARGDR, from the coding sequence ATGAAGACGATTTCAGTGGCCGAACTCCGGCAGAACCCCACACGCGCGCTCGATGATGCGGCTGCTGGGCAAACCTATGTCGTGACCAAACATCACCGCCCCTGGGCGCAGCTTGGCCCGCTGGAAGAGAACGGCTCCCTACCTTTAGCGCCGGCCCGCGATCGAGGTCCGGTCTCGTACGATGATTGGCCCGATCGGCCGGCCGCTCCGCAATCAGAGATAGACGAACTCGTCGATTGGGCGAGAGGCGACCGGTGA
- a CDS encoding NUDIX domain-containing protein: MELDPGYSNVRVGVKAIIVRGTSVLFNENIDVHGNRVFVLPGGGQEHGESQVEALKRECEEEIGAAVRVYDLACTFDLISAKVGRHRDSGQVFHQQNLLFWCDLEPGSEPRMGEGHDPHQVGVKWIEINDLHTVDVRPREVGEWLQSDPSIRPRTLGTIREQSL; the protein is encoded by the coding sequence ATGGAACTCGATCCCGGTTATTCGAACGTGCGCGTGGGCGTCAAGGCGATTATCGTGCGCGGAACAAGCGTGCTGTTCAACGAAAACATCGATGTTCACGGCAACCGCGTGTTCGTGCTGCCCGGCGGCGGGCAAGAACACGGCGAAAGCCAAGTGGAGGCGCTGAAGCGCGAATGCGAAGAGGAGATCGGCGCGGCCGTGCGCGTCTACGACCTTGCGTGCACGTTCGACCTCATCAGCGCGAAGGTGGGCCGCCACCGCGACTCAGGGCAAGTGTTCCACCAGCAAAATCTTCTCTTTTGGTGCGACCTCGAGCCCGGTAGTGAGCCGCGCATGGGGGAGGGCCACGACCCGCACCAGGTGGGTGTCAAGTGGATCGAGATCAACGACCTCCACACGGTCGACGTTCGACCGCGCGAGGTTGGCGAGTGGTTGCAGTCGGATCCGAGTATCCGCCCGCGCACGCTCGGCACGATCCGCGAGCAGTCACTGTAG
- the add gene encoding adenosine deaminase yields the protein MAISREFAYGIPKAELHLHLEGTLEPDLKLKLAKKNGIDIGQETVDEVEASYQFDSLTSFLAVYYPAMNVLQDEDDFYALGSAYFARAKENGVVRAECFFDPQAHTSRGVELEAVIRGYYRAVEEARENGLSADLILCFLRDMSADSALETLRAALPYKDMFVGVGLDSDERDNPPQKFAEAFDLARENGLRVTMHCDIDQVGSIDNIRTALTELGAERLDHGTNIIEDPELVKLVVEKGIGLTSCPMSNSFVTEEMKGEEIVELLGRGVKVSINSDDPAYFGGYIADNFLTLAEKERLTKEQVAQLARNSIEISWAEDSERSAMLDSLEEFVAAN from the coding sequence GTGGCTATTTCGCGAGAATTCGCGTACGGCATCCCCAAGGCTGAGCTTCACCTTCACCTCGAAGGCACTCTTGAGCCCGATCTCAAGCTCAAGCTCGCGAAGAAGAATGGAATCGATATCGGTCAAGAGACTGTTGACGAGGTTGAGGCCTCGTATCAGTTTGATTCGCTCACGTCATTCCTCGCCGTGTACTACCCGGCAATGAACGTGCTTCAGGATGAGGACGATTTCTACGCGCTCGGCTCGGCCTACTTTGCGCGGGCGAAGGAGAATGGCGTTGTGCGCGCCGAGTGCTTTTTCGACCCGCAGGCACACACCTCGCGCGGGGTCGAGCTCGAAGCGGTGATCCGCGGCTACTACCGCGCCGTCGAGGAGGCCCGTGAGAATGGCCTGAGCGCGGATCTCATCCTGTGCTTCCTTCGCGACATGTCGGCGGATTCGGCACTTGAAACCCTTCGTGCGGCGCTTCCGTACAAGGACATGTTCGTGGGCGTGGGGCTCGATTCTGATGAGCGTGACAACCCGCCGCAGAAGTTCGCCGAGGCGTTTGACCTTGCGCGCGAAAATGGCCTTCGCGTGACAATGCACTGCGATATCGACCAGGTCGGTTCGATCGACAACATCCGTACCGCGCTCACGGAGCTTGGTGCCGAGCGCCTCGATCACGGCACGAACATCATTGAGGATCCCGAGCTCGTGAAGCTTGTGGTGGAGAAGGGGATCGGCCTGACGAGCTGCCCCATGTCGAACTCCTTCGTGACGGAAGAGATGAAGGGCGAGGAGATTGTGGAGCTGCTCGGCCGCGGGGTGAAGGTTTCGATTAACTCCGACGACCCTGCCTACTTCGGTGGTTACATCGCGGATAACTTCCTTACGCTTGCGGAAAAGGAAAGGCTCACGAAGGAACAGGTTGCACAGCTCGCGCGGAACTCGATCGAGATTTCGTGGGCCGAGGATTCGGAGCGTTCGGCGATGCTTGATTCGCTCGAGGAGTTCGTCGCCGCGAACTGA